One segment of Pseudomonas pohangensis DNA contains the following:
- the rplO gene encoding 50S ribosomal protein L15 — MQLNDLRSAPGARREKLRPGRGIGSGLGKTGGRGHKGQTSRSGGTIAPGFEGGQQPLHRRLPKFGFVSLKAMDRAEVRTSELAKVEGDVVSLQSLKDANIINQHIQRVKVMLSGEVGRAVTLNGIAATKGARAAIEAAGGKFEE, encoded by the coding sequence ATGCAACTGAACGATTTGCGTTCCGCGCCGGGTGCTCGTCGCGAAAAGCTGCGGCCGGGCCGTGGTATAGGTAGCGGATTAGGCAAGACCGGTGGTCGTGGTCACAAGGGCCAGACTTCGCGTTCCGGTGGCACCATCGCACCTGGTTTCGAGGGTGGCCAACAGCCTCTGCACCGTCGCCTGCCAAAATTTGGTTTTGTTTCCCTCAAGGCCATGGACCGCGCAGAAGTGCGTACTTCCGAGCTGGCAAAAGTGGAAGGCGACGTGGTTTCTCTTCAGTCGCTGAAGGATGCCAACATTATCAACCAGCATATTCAGCGTGTAAAAGTCATGCTGTCTGGTGAGGTTGGTCGTGCTGTTACCCTTAATGGTATCGCTGCCACCAAGGGTGCGCGGGCGGCTATCGAAGCAGCTGGCGGTAAGTTCGAGGAATAA